In Candidatus Epulonipiscium viviparus, one DNA window encodes the following:
- the queA gene encoding tRNA preQ1(34) S-adenosylmethionine ribosyltransferase-isomerase QueA yields MQTSDFYFELPDKLIAQTPLADRTASKLMVLDRETNKVWHKHFYDILEHLKAGDCLVLNDTKVVPARLYGHRQTGGKVEILLLKRVDEKSFEALVKPGKNARLGDLLTFGEGMLVGEVMAIADEGNRIIKFEYDGIWEEVLDKLGQMPLPPYITEKLEDKHRYQTVYAKNDGSAAAPTAGLHFTQELLAKIESKGVKIAYVTLHVGLGTFRPVKVDDVAQHKMHSEHYHLDAKNAAIINQAKSEGKNIIAVGTTSTRVLESIADANGRVREASGDTEIFITPGYKFKIVDKLITNFHLPESTLIMLVSALYNREKVLEAYEEAVEEEYRFFSFGDAMLIE; encoded by the coding sequence ATGCAAACATCAGATTTTTATTTTGAATTACCAGATAAATTAATAGCGCAAACGCCATTAGCAGATCGAACGGCATCAAAGCTGATGGTACTAGATAGAGAAACAAACAAAGTATGGCATAAGCATTTTTATGATATACTGGAGCATTTAAAAGCAGGAGATTGCTTGGTTTTAAACGACACCAAAGTGGTGCCAGCAAGGCTATATGGGCATAGGCAAACTGGAGGTAAAGTTGAAATTTTACTACTTAAGCGGGTAGATGAAAAGTCTTTTGAAGCATTAGTGAAGCCAGGAAAAAATGCTAGGCTAGGAGATCTACTGACCTTTGGAGAAGGAATGCTTGTGGGAGAGGTTATGGCCATTGCAGACGAGGGTAATAGAATTATTAAGTTTGAGTATGATGGAATATGGGAAGAAGTTTTGGACAAGCTGGGGCAGATGCCGTTGCCACCATATATTACAGAGAAGCTAGAGGATAAGCATAGGTATCAGACTGTATATGCTAAAAACGATGGAAGTGCTGCAGCTCCAACAGCAGGACTTCATTTTACTCAAGAATTGCTAGCCAAAATTGAAAGCAAGGGTGTGAAGATAGCGTACGTAACTTTGCATGTGGGACTTGGAACATTCAGACCAGTTAAAGTGGATGATGTGGCGCAACACAAGATGCATTCAGAACACTATCATCTGGATGCCAAAAATGCGGCTATAATAAATCAAGCAAAATCCGAAGGCAAAAATATTATTGCAGTAGGAACGACCAGTACAAGAGTGTTAGAGAGTATAGCAGATGCGAATGGAAGAGTGCGTGAGGCAAGCGGAGATACAGAAATTTTCATTACGCCGGGGTACAAATTTAAAATAGTTGACAAGCTGATTACCAATTTTCATTTGCCGGAGTCTACACTGATAATGCTGGTGAGTGCTCTGTATAATAGGGAGAAAGTCCTCGAAGCATATGAAGAGGCAGTGGAAGAAGAATATAGATTCTTTAGCTTTGGCGATGCCATGTTGATCGAATAA
- a CDS encoding DUF3780 domain-containing protein has protein sequence MGFGFDAKESENHFYLVGDKKIVEVYERFRWNENEQKISKQDVLKVRISRKKWSRVSMAITQTFNMQLKAEGKKGARFLVAGTAIERLYGKELVLLLWAIENVDAAEEIATAVNNWNGLTVEERWWLYTMTNATAGKVDDNTGWRVALKYAFCDIAVA, from the coding sequence ATGGGATTTGGATTTGATGCGAAAGAGAGTGAAAATCATTTTTATTTGGTGGGGGACAAAAAGATTGTAGAAGTATATGAGAGATTTCGATGGAACGAAAATGAGCAAAAGATTTCGAAACAAGATGTACTGAAAGTGAGGATCTCGAGAAAAAAATGGTCTAGAGTTTCAATGGCAATAACGCAAACTTTTAATATGCAACTAAAAGCAGAAGGCAAGAAAGGCGCGAGGTTTTTAGTTGCTGGCACTGCTATTGAGCGTCTATACGGCAAAGAGTTGGTATTGCTATTATGGGCAATAGAAAATGTGGATGCTGCAGAAGAGATCGCGACAGCAGTAAATAATTGGAATGGGTTGACGGTGGAGGAGAGATGGTGGCTGTACACTATGACTAATGCTACAGCGGGGAAGGTTGATGATAACACAGGGTGGCGAGTAGCGTTGAAGTATGCTTTCTGCGATATAGCAGTAGCATGA
- a CDS encoding extracellular solute-binding protein: MKIKNLAILLLAGLLAGCGSTADDEKAAKGDIYTEVGTYPIVKEGETDSFTLFAALRPSVTSYNSDKNLFTRYLEDLTGVDLEFTNSVQADFRQKLNVMMISGEYTDVILSAFYGPSELLLYGQQGLFIPLNDLIDQYAPNIKKALDENPLIKDAFTSDDGNMYSIPRIGKTKGTEYSHKMWINHVWLDNLGLEVPKTTEEFYQVLKAFKEQDANGNGDPDDEIPFSGSPTAWNADPTLFLLNAFIPISSYSFLNLDENKQIYQIRVTDEYKNYLKYMRKLYAEELLDPMVFTQTNQEYLKLFAAQDGFGTVGATTAGSVTTFAHTTDYETWGQYSQIAPLEGPDGLISAARAVDFGSDGLVITNKCDNPEVVLRVFDYMYTQEGVVKMSFGEVGDGRLGAAPEGSVNYLGEPVEYVRLGVDHSTDACWNRIGPDYQGSDFEMLFGINVGDLPDVDQLLYLSSVNDYAPVAQDVETIIPPLAFTTDESRTITDLQLSLNTYFDESELAFITGKKDIDKDWDAYLKQAEVLGLSQYLEVQQTAYDRKYGNK, encoded by the coding sequence ATGAAAATCAAAAATTTAGCCATCTTATTGCTAGCAGGACTACTTGCTGGTTGCGGATCAACTGCAGATGATGAAAAAGCTGCAAAAGGAGATATCTACACAGAAGTCGGAACATACCCCATTGTTAAAGAGGGCGAAACAGATTCGTTCACACTCTTTGCAGCATTGCGACCTTCTGTCACATCATATAATTCAGACAAAAACTTATTTACTCGATATTTAGAGGACTTAACCGGAGTGGACTTGGAGTTTACCAACTCAGTACAGGCAGATTTTCGGCAAAAACTTAACGTCATGATGATTAGCGGAGAGTACACTGATGTCATCTTATCAGCATTCTACGGTCCTTCCGAATTACTACTATATGGGCAGCAAGGCCTATTCATTCCTCTAAACGATTTGATCGATCAGTACGCACCTAACATCAAAAAGGCTTTAGATGAAAATCCGCTAATCAAAGATGCATTTACATCAGATGACGGAAATATGTATTCAATCCCTCGCATAGGCAAAACCAAAGGCACCGAATATAGCCATAAGATGTGGATAAACCATGTCTGGCTCGATAACCTGGGCTTAGAAGTACCTAAAACTACCGAAGAATTTTATCAGGTGCTAAAGGCATTCAAAGAACAAGATGCTAATGGCAACGGCGACCCAGACGACGAAATTCCATTTTCTGGATCCCCAACCGCTTGGAATGCTGACCCTACTCTGTTCTTACTAAATGCTTTCATACCTATATCTAGCTATAGCTTTTTAAACCTCGATGAGAATAAGCAGATCTATCAAATTAGAGTAACCGATGAGTATAAAAATTATCTAAAATACATGCGAAAACTTTATGCAGAAGAATTGCTAGACCCTATGGTGTTTACGCAAACAAATCAGGAATACTTAAAGCTCTTTGCCGCTCAAGACGGCTTTGGAACGGTAGGGGCAACAACAGCGGGATCCGTTACCACCTTTGCCCATACCACAGACTATGAGACCTGGGGCCAATATAGCCAGATCGCACCACTCGAAGGACCAGACGGGCTTATTTCTGCTGCGAGAGCCGTTGACTTTGGCTCAGACGGGCTTGTAATTACCAATAAATGTGATAATCCAGAAGTTGTACTGCGAGTATTTGACTATATGTATACCCAAGAGGGCGTAGTCAAAATGTCATTTGGCGAGGTGGGTGACGGTCGACTCGGTGCTGCCCCAGAGGGGTCTGTAAATTATTTGGGTGAGCCAGTAGAATACGTACGATTGGGAGTAGATCACAGCACAGATGCTTGCTGGAACAGAATAGGGCCTGATTATCAGGGGTCAGACTTCGAGATGCTATTTGGAATTAACGTTGGGGATCTTCCCGATGTTGACCAACTTTTATATTTATCATCTGTAAACGACTATGCCCCTGTTGCCCAAGACGTAGAAACCATCATCCCGCCACTTGCTTTTACAACAGATGAATCACGCACTATCACAGATCTCCAGCTTTCTCTAAACACTTATTTTGATGAATCAGAACTAGCATTTATCACTGGCAAAAAAGATATCGATAAAGATTGGGATGCCTACCTTAAGCAAGCCGAAGTATTGGGGCTAAGTCAATACCTTGAAGTTCAGCAAACCGCTTATGACAGAAAATATGGCAACAAATAA
- a CDS encoding DIP1984 family protein: MHTYAAILKKGNGMKLAEALITRASMQTKALEFRSRLENNALVQEGELPTEDPHDLFDEYEQLLKNLENLIARINLTNATTSVDGVTITELIATKDCLKQKVSTYINFINSASQIVSRHRPTEIKIKSTVNVKEFQTKADQFSSELRKLEMKLQELNWTTELI; this comes from the coding sequence ATGCACACGTATGCTGCGATATTAAAGAAGGGGAATGGTATGAAATTAGCAGAAGCTTTAATAACACGTGCTAGTATGCAAACAAAAGCGCTAGAATTTAGATCGAGATTAGAAAACAATGCTCTTGTGCAAGAGGGAGAGTTGCCGACGGAAGATCCGCATGATCTGTTTGATGAGTATGAGCAATTACTAAAAAATCTTGAGAATTTGATAGCGAGAATAAATTTGACAAATGCTACAACTTCTGTGGATGGAGTTACGATTACGGAATTGATTGCAACAAAAGATTGTCTTAAACAGAAAGTTTCTACTTATATTAATTTTATAAATTCTGCAAGTCAGATAGTTTCGCGTCATAGACCTACAGAAATTAAGATTAAAAGTACTGTCAATGTTAAAGAGTTTCAAACAAAAGCTGACCAATTTTCTTCGGAGCTAAGAAAGCTTGAGATGAAACTGCAAGAGTTAAATTGGACAACAGAATTAATTTAG
- a CDS encoding anti-phage-associated DUF1156 domain-containing protein yields the protein MNTAFIETQFPVSKISKESYKERKAGKSQTLTGLGKWWGRKPLVLVRATIIGCLMPASDDLKADMEIFLKIMTMDDDSLLARKEKAIPIKALYAMARENSAFAENIDAWFRAEGEAVKIQIGQDRKAIEAAVFATLSYDEKLKYCSRPEHLKNIREESWREINKHLGTSATSIAELVEQLSVEKYGRVAKIGDCFAGGGSIPFEAARVGAEAYAADLNPVAAMLNWANFNILGASDAEVAQIKAFQKQVYDDVVAETERLGIDRNEHGDRALNYLYCVETVCPECGVKVPLSTSWIIGNNITRTVAQLKLREDNTYDIEIKMNATKEEMATAKVGTLVKSKLACPACKKMTPISTIRGDKTVDGRAVYGLRKWEKAEFEFAEGDVYSERLYAIQYEIANVQAGRKSKRYYASPSGRAMANEARVRSIVAENIVNWQIMGIIPSGAIIEGCKTNEIIRTRGWAYWHQLFNPRQLLMLSMLIKKVSDETDTNNKIAGVLGINKVLDYNSRLCIWNAAKEHVSFTFYNQAYNTLMNFATRGVETIMSSWNYDINNCKLSGKSDVELIEGRAVKKRCDIWITDPPYADAVSYHELSEFFLAWSKHLIKATFPEWYTDAKRIYAIKGNEDFAEDMIEIYTNLTQHMSDDGLQVVMFTHSDPAVWAQLALIMWKAGLRVTAAWNIATETESGGLKVGNYIKGTVILILRKQQECNDAFLDEIELDIKKEVKRQIELMQTIDQKDAPNFADPDYVLAAYAAAIRVLTSYVEISDLDLTAELDIAIASPAKSEIVQIVNKAKTIAYEYIRPAGFDKHQWNNLSSAERFCIMGLVGEMKNDYHLSMYQEFAKGFVMEDYGKLLASPAANETRLMTPVEMGNRIMQAEFEATLLRIVFRAINMGIEEGENPQMALLYIKEKVGESYSKKRGLIKELLKFLGSVNSVNNMTKHWKASADMANLIAMMIEDGLA from the coding sequence ATGAATACAGCATTTATTGAAACTCAGTTTCCTGTAAGCAAAATTAGTAAGGAGAGCTACAAGGAACGCAAGGCCGGAAAGAGTCAGACGTTAACTGGGCTGGGAAAGTGGTGGGGCAGAAAACCGCTAGTACTTGTGCGGGCAACGATCATAGGGTGCCTGATGCCAGCATCGGATGATTTAAAAGCTGATATGGAGATTTTCTTGAAGATTATGACTATGGATGATGACAGTTTGCTAGCGCGAAAGGAAAAGGCTATTCCGATAAAGGCGCTATATGCTATGGCGCGAGAGAATTCTGCATTTGCGGAAAATATAGATGCGTGGTTTAGAGCCGAGGGGGAAGCGGTAAAAATTCAGATTGGTCAAGATAGAAAAGCAATTGAAGCCGCCGTGTTTGCGACGCTCTCGTATGATGAAAAATTAAAATATTGCAGTAGGCCAGAGCATCTAAAAAATATAAGGGAAGAAAGCTGGAGAGAAATCAATAAACATCTTGGCACGTCGGCAACATCTATAGCTGAGTTGGTGGAGCAATTATCTGTGGAAAAATATGGGCGTGTTGCTAAGATTGGCGATTGCTTTGCAGGAGGGGGGAGCATTCCGTTCGAGGCTGCAAGAGTAGGCGCAGAGGCGTATGCTGCAGATCTAAACCCTGTGGCAGCGATGCTGAATTGGGCAAATTTTAACATTTTGGGTGCATCAGACGCGGAAGTTGCCCAGATCAAAGCATTTCAGAAGCAGGTGTATGACGACGTTGTTGCAGAAACAGAAAGGCTGGGAATTGATCGGAACGAGCATGGGGATAGAGCATTGAACTATCTGTATTGCGTTGAGACTGTGTGTCCAGAGTGTGGAGTGAAAGTTCCGTTGTCAACATCATGGATTATAGGAAATAATATTACTAGGACTGTAGCGCAACTAAAATTGAGAGAGGATAATACATACGATATTGAAATCAAAATGAACGCGACAAAAGAGGAGATGGCAACGGCCAAAGTAGGGACACTGGTAAAGTCGAAGCTTGCATGTCCGGCATGTAAAAAAATGACGCCGATCTCAACTATTAGAGGGGACAAAACTGTTGATGGCAGGGCGGTTTATGGATTGCGCAAGTGGGAGAAAGCCGAGTTTGAATTTGCCGAAGGAGATGTATATAGCGAGCGGCTCTATGCTATCCAATATGAAATAGCGAATGTACAAGCAGGTAGAAAATCGAAGAGATATTACGCATCACCGAGTGGGCGTGCGATGGCAAATGAAGCGAGAGTACGCTCGATTGTTGCAGAGAATATAGTGAACTGGCAGATAATGGGAATAATACCAAGCGGGGCAATTATCGAGGGATGTAAAACTAATGAAATAATAAGAACCCGTGGTTGGGCATATTGGCATCAACTGTTTAATCCGCGGCAGCTGTTGATGTTGTCTATGCTAATTAAAAAAGTGAGCGATGAGACAGATACAAACAACAAGATAGCAGGAGTGTTGGGGATAAATAAAGTGTTGGATTATAATTCGCGATTATGCATATGGAATGCCGCAAAAGAGCATGTTTCATTTACATTTTACAATCAAGCATATAACACGCTGATGAACTTTGCAACGCGCGGTGTCGAAACAATAATGTCGAGCTGGAACTATGATATTAATAATTGTAAGTTGAGCGGAAAGAGTGATGTGGAGTTAATAGAGGGCAGAGCGGTCAAAAAACGTTGTGATATATGGATAACAGATCCTCCGTATGCAGATGCGGTAAGCTACCATGAGCTGTCTGAATTTTTCTTGGCCTGGAGCAAGCACCTGATCAAAGCAACATTTCCGGAGTGGTATACAGATGCAAAACGAATATACGCCATAAAGGGCAACGAGGATTTTGCAGAAGATATGATCGAGATTTATACTAATCTGACACAGCATATGAGCGACGATGGCTTGCAAGTGGTGATGTTTACGCACTCAGACCCCGCAGTGTGGGCACAGTTAGCATTGATTATGTGGAAGGCAGGGCTTCGGGTGACTGCTGCTTGGAATATAGCAACGGAGACAGAGTCTGGGGGGCTAAAAGTTGGCAACTATATAAAGGGTACAGTAATTTTGATATTGCGAAAGCAACAGGAGTGCAACGACGCGTTTCTAGATGAGATCGAACTGGATATCAAAAAAGAAGTGAAGAGGCAGATAGAGTTAATGCAAACGATCGATCAGAAGGATGCCCCGAACTTTGCGGATCCAGATTATGTATTGGCAGCGTACGCGGCGGCGATCAGAGTATTGACTTCCTATGTAGAGATCAGCGATCTGGATTTAACTGCAGAGCTCGACATAGCGATAGCGTCTCCGGCCAAGAGCGAGATTGTACAAATTGTAAATAAGGCCAAGACGATTGCGTACGAGTATATTCGCCCAGCAGGATTTGATAAGCATCAGTGGAACAATTTATCGTCTGCAGAACGATTTTGTATTATGGGGTTAGTGGGTGAGATGAAAAATGATTATCATCTGAGTATGTACCAAGAGTTTGCTAAAGGTTTTGTAATGGAAGATTATGGGAAATTGTTAGCATCTCCGGCGGCGAATGAGACAAGATTGATGACCCCAGTGGAGATGGGGAACCGCATTATGCAAGCTGAGTTTGAGGCAACATTACTTAGAATCGTATTTCGGGCAATAAATATGGGCATCGAAGAAGGTGAAAATCCGCAGATGGCATTGCTATATATAAAAGAGAAGGTGGGAGAAAGCTATAGCAAAAAAAGAGGTTTGATCAAAGAATTGTTGAAGTTTCTAGGAAGTGTAAATAGTGTTAATAACATGACTAAGCATTGGAAAGCGAGTGCGGACATGGCAAATCTAATAGCAATGATGATTGAAGATGGGTTGGCTTAA
- the whiA gene encoding DNA-binding protein WhiA — MSFCLQIKEELIGIKENLLEELQGFIFISEKIEADKSVVILEIANYYKKYANVLKKWGFCTMDFSDINKSKKNLFTLTIDNAKMNIDDLSKFSSKRAFIRGLFLGGGTLTDPKKAYHLEFIAYTKEKAEFIQHLLNTMGIATKVVKRRNNFIVYLKESSSIVDLLNIMGAHIALLEFENIRVVKEVRNHVNRSVNCELANISKTVSSAIMQLDDIKFLMKTIGLNHLPSNLEELAQLRLEYTEATLGELGSKLKMPVSKSCVSNRFKKIRQIAEETRRSFR, encoded by the coding sequence ATGTCATTTTGTTTGCAGATTAAGGAGGAATTGATAGGTATCAAAGAAAACTTGTTAGAAGAATTACAGGGTTTTATATTTATTTCTGAAAAAATAGAAGCAGATAAGAGTGTTGTAATTTTGGAAATTGCCAATTATTACAAAAAATATGCTAATGTATTAAAAAAATGGGGATTTTGCACGATGGACTTTTCTGATATAAATAAGTCTAAAAAAAATTTATTTACATTAACTATTGATAATGCTAAAATGAATATTGATGATTTAAGTAAATTTTCCAGCAAAAGAGCATTTATTAGAGGTTTATTTTTGGGAGGTGGTACGCTGACAGATCCGAAAAAGGCGTATCATTTAGAATTTATTGCATATACAAAAGAGAAGGCTGAATTTATTCAGCATCTTTTAAATACCATGGGGATAGCGACAAAAGTGGTGAAGAGACGCAACAATTTTATTGTATATTTAAAAGAGAGTTCGTCGATAGTAGATTTATTAAATATAATGGGAGCGCATATAGCTTTATTAGAGTTTGAAAATATTAGAGTTGTTAAAGAAGTGCGAAATCATGTTAATAGATCGGTAAATTGTGAATTAGCAAATATTTCCAAAACAGTTAGTAGTGCGATCATGCAATTAGATGACATCAAATTTTTAATGAAGACAATAGGATTGAATCACTTGCCAAGCAATTTAGAAGAATTAGCTCAACTGAGACTAGAATATACAGAAGCTACGTTAGGGGAGCTAGGTTCTAAGCTTAAAATGCCAGTTTCCAAATCTTGTGTTTCAAACCGATTTAAAAAAATTAGGCAAATAGCAGAAGAAACGAGGAGGAGTTTTAGATGA
- a CDS encoding anti-phage-associated DUF1156 domain-containing protein, with protein MKRTFIETQFPVSKISKESYKERKAGKGQTLTGLGKWWGRKPLVLVRATIIGCLMPASDDLKADMEIFLKIMSMDDDSLLARKEKTIPIKALYAMARENSAFAENIDAWFRAEGEAVKIQIGQDRKAIEAAVFATLSYDEKLKYCSRPEHLKNISEESWSAINKHLGTSATSIAELVEQLSVAKYGRVAKIGDCFAGGGSIPFEAARVGADSYAADLNPVAAMLNWANFNILGASDAEVTQIKAFQKQVYDDVVAETERLGIDRNEHGDRALNYLYCIETVCPECGVKVPLSASWIIGNNITRTVAQLKLREDNTYDIEIKMNATKDEMAAAKIGTLVKSKLVCPACKKITPITTIRGDKTIDGRAIYKLRKWEKDEFEFAEGDVYSERLYAIKYEAKDSHRYYSAPSVRAMENEARVRDIVVAKLCEWQNKGIIPSSKIEAGGNTSQLQLERGWTYWHQLFNPRQLLTLAMLVKRISEEKETNKKVAGLLGINKVINWNSRLCIWNFNAEKMEQTFYNQAYNTLVNFGTRSVSALSRIWNYDINKQVLNTKHQVKLEEARALREFCDIWITDPPYADAVRYHELSEIFLAWDKHLIKEVFPQWYADSKRVYAVKGDESFAEEMTEIYANLTQHMSDDGLQVVMFTHSDPVVWAQLALIMWKAGLQVTAAWNIATETESGGLKGGNYIKGTVILVLRKQQENSEVFLDEIEFDIKQEVKRQSELMQEVDNKDALNFAEPDYVLAAYAAALRVLTSYSDISDLDLTAELDIAIKSPAKSEIVKIIERAKTLAYEYIRPAKFEKHQWRELSSAEQFYIKGLDGEMKGVYQLSMYQEFTKGFKMENHGKLMATLIENKARLMTPVEMGERIMPSEFEATPLRSVFRAINMGIEEGDDPQLAVKYMKDKLGDDYEKKRGMIIATLGFVASARSINKMSTHWKASADMADLIASLIGDELTS; from the coding sequence ATGAAGAGGACATTTATTGAAACTCAGTTTCCTGTAAGCAAAATTAGCAAGGAGAGCTACAAGGAACGCAAGGCCGGCAAGGGTCAGACGCTAACTGGGCTGGGAAAGTGGTGGGGTAGAAAACCGCTAGTACTTGTGCGGGCAACAATTATAGGGTGCCTGATGCCAGCATCGGATGATTTAAAAGCTGATATGGAGATTTTTTTGAAGATTATGAGTATGGATGATGACAGTTTGCTAGCGCGAAAGGAGAAGACTATTCCGATAAAGGCGCTATATGCTATGGCGCGAGAGAATTCTGCATTTGCGGAAAATATAGATGCGTGGTTTAGAGCCGAGGGGGAAGCGGTAAAAATTCAGATTGGTCAAGATAGAAAAGCGATTGAAGCCGCGGTGTTTGCGACGCTCTCGTATGATGAAAAATTAAAATATTGCAGTAGGCCAGAGCATCTAAAAAATATAAGTGAAGAAAGCTGGAGCGCAATCAATAAACATCTCGGCACATCAGCAACATCTATAGCTGAGTTGGTGGAGCAATTGTCTGTCGCAAAGTATGGGCGTGTTGCTAAGATTGGCGATTGCTTTGCAGGAGGGGGGAGCATTCCGTTCGAGGCTGCAAGAGTAGGTGCAGATTCGTATGCTGCAGATCTAAACCCTGTGGCAGCGATGCTGAATTGGGCAAATTTTAACATTTTGGGCGCATCAGATGCGGAAGTTACCCAGATCAAAGCGTTTCAGAAGCAGGTGTATGACGACGTTGTTGCAGAAACAGAAAGGCTGGGAATTGATCGCAACGAGCATGGGGATAGAGCATTGAACTATTTGTATTGCATCGAGACTGTGTGTCCAGAGTGTGGAGTGAAAGTTCCGTTGTCAGCATCATGGATTATAGGAAATAATATTACTAGGACTGTAGCGCAACTAAAATTGAGAGAGGATAATACATACGATATTGAAATCAAAATGAACGCGACAAAAGATGAGATGGCTGCGGCAAAAATAGGGACGCTGGTGAAGTCGAAGCTTGTGTGTCCGGCATGTAAAAAAATTACGCCGATTACAACTATCAGAGGGGACAAAACTATTGACGGGCGGGCGATTTATAAGTTGCGTAAATGGGAGAAAGACGAGTTTGAATTTGCCGAAGGAGATGTGTATAGCGAGCGGCTCTATGCTATTAAATATGAAGCAAAAGATAGCCATAGATACTATAGCGCACCGAGCGTGAGAGCGATGGAGAATGAAGCCAGGGTGCGAGATATTGTTGTCGCAAAGCTGTGTGAATGGCAAAATAAGGGAATAATACCGAGTAGTAAAATCGAAGCTGGTGGAAATACAAGCCAATTGCAGCTAGAGCGTGGTTGGACATATTGGCATCAGTTGTTTAACCCGCGGCAATTACTGACGCTAGCAATGCTAGTAAAAAGGATTAGTGAGGAAAAAGAAACGAACAAAAAAGTTGCGGGGCTGCTGGGCATCAACAAGGTAATAAATTGGAACTCGCGCTTGTGTATATGGAATTTTAACGCCGAAAAAATGGAGCAAACTTTCTATAACCAAGCGTATAATACTCTAGTAAACTTTGGAACTCGCAGTGTGAGTGCGTTATCAAGAATATGGAACTATGATATCAATAAGCAGGTATTGAACACAAAGCATCAGGTGAAGTTGGAAGAAGCAAGAGCGTTGAGAGAATTTTGTGATATATGGATAACAGATCCTCCTTATGCAGATGCGGTGCGCTATCATGAGCTATCAGAAATTTTTTTGGCGTGGGACAAGCATTTGATTAAAGAAGTATTTCCGCAATGGTATGCGGACTCAAAGCGAGTATATGCCGTGAAAGGCGATGAAAGTTTTGCAGAAGAGATGACCGAGATTTATGCCAATCTGACGCAGCATATGAGCGACGATGGACTGCAGGTGGTGATGTTTACGCACTCGGATCCAGTAGTGTGGGCGCAGTTGGCGTTGATTATGTGGAAGGCGGGGCTTCAGGTGACTGCTGCCTGGAATATAGCAACGGAGACAGAGTCCGGAGGGTTAAAAGGCGGCAATTATATAAAGGGGACAGTAATTTTGGTATTGCGAAAGCAACAGGAAAACAGCGAGGTGTTTTTAGATGAGATCGAATTTGATATTAAGCAAGAGGTAAAAAGGCAGAGCGAGCTAATGCAAGAGGTTGACAATAAAGATGCTCTCAACTTTGCAGAGCCAGATTATGTGTTGGCAGCGTACGCGGCGGCGCTCAGAGTATTGACTTCTTATTCAGATATCAGCGATCTGGATTTAACTGCAGAACTCGATATAGCGATAAAATCTCCAGCCAAAAGTGAGATCGTAAAAATTATAGAGAGAGCAAAAACGCTCGCATATGAATATATCCGTCCGGCAAAGTTTGAAAAGCATCAGTGGAGGGAGCTTTCATCTGCAGAACAATTTTATATTAAAGGTTTGGATGGTGAAATGAAGGGCGTTTATCAGCTAAGTATGTATCAAGAATTTACGAAAGGCTTTAAAATGGAAAATCATGGAAAGTTGATGGCAACATTAATAGAGAATAAAGCGAGGTTGATGACCCCGGTGGAGATGGGAGAACGCATTATGCCGAGCGAGTTTGAGGCAACACCACTTCGGAGCGTATTTCGGGCAATAAATATGGGCATCGAAGAAGGAGATGATCCGCAGCTAGCAGTAAAATATATGAAAGATAAATTGGGAGATGACTACGAAAAAAAGAGAGGCATGATTATAGCAACATTGGGATTTGTAGCAAGTGCGAGAAGCATTAACAAAATGAGTACGCATTGGAAAGCAAGCGCGGACATGGCAGATCTGATTGCTTCGCTAATAGGAGATGAATTAACTTCGTGA
- a CDS encoding HPr family phosphocarrier protein has protein sequence MINTAVTLKFKNGLEARPTALFVQLASKYESQIFIKLMDKKINAKSIMGMMSLGSIKGEQLELIVDGEDEEDATVALCEFLAKEEVVLARN, from the coding sequence ATGATTAATACAGCAGTAACTTTAAAGTTTAAGAATGGATTAGAAGCAAGACCAACAGCTCTTTTTGTGCAGCTTGCAAGCAAATATGAGAGTCAGATTTTTATTAAATTGATGGATAAGAAGATTAATGCCAAGAGTATAATGGGAATGATGAGCCTTGGCAGTATTAAAGGCGAGCAGTTGGAGCTAATTGTTGATGGTGAAGACGAAGAAGATGCAACAGTAGCTTTGTGTGAATTTTTAGCAAAAGAAGAGGTCGTATTGGCGAGAAACTAG